The following nucleotide sequence is from Melioribacteraceae bacterium.
AGATAAAGGTTATTTACAAGACAAGGATAAACATTAGAAGTGGCAATGAAAGAATCAGAAATATGTGAGCAAATAACGGCATTAGTCGATAATGAACTTGATGCGGTTCAAGCATCTTTACTTAAGAAGCGGATTGATGAAAATCCGGACTTACGGGAAGAATATGAAATTCAATATCAAGTAAAACATTTACTTTGTAACAGGTTTGCAAATAACTCAGCCCCGAATTATCTAATTAATAGCATAAAAAAATCGATTGGCGACAAGTTTGATTTCGACACCAACAAGGCTTACGACTAAAAATCCTAACAATTAATTTGATTTCCATTCTAAAACCCGATATATTTGAAGTCTGTAATTAAAATAAACCAAAAGGTAGGTGATTTACGTGGTTGGTATTAACGTTTCTGAAAACGAAAATATCGATAGAGCTCTTAAACGCTTTAAGAAAAAATATGAACGCTCCGGAGTATTAAAAGAATACAAGAAGAGAACATTTTTCGTGAAGCCGTCCATCGAAAAACGAATGGAAAAGATCAAAGCAAGACGCAGAGCTCACAAAGAACGTATGAACGACAATTAATAAAAAACCCGTCAATTGACGGGTTTTTTATTTTACCTAATGTGAGTTATTTAAATAATTTTTTGTTAGATGAGTTGTGATTCGTTCAAATGCTTCATCAACCGTGTTACAGAAAGAAAACAATTCTAAATCACCTTCACTAATTGTTCCCATTTCAACTAAGGCTTCAAAATTAATTATCTTCTTCCAGAATATTTCATCATAAACTACAACTTCCAATTTTTTCTGAAGCTTCTCAGTTTGAATTAGAGTTATAGTTTCCATCAACTCGTCAAGTGTTCCAAAACCACCCGGGAAAATAATAAGTGCCTTTGCAAGATAGATCAACCAAAACTTTCGCATAAAAAAGTAATGGAACTCAAACGCTAATTCGGGTTCAACATATTTGTTTATAAATTGCTCGAACGGAAGACTGATGTTTAACCCGATTGTTGGTCCGCCAGCTAAAGATGCACCTTTGTTTGAGGCTTCCATAATACCCGGTCCGCCGCCGCTGCAAATAATAAATCGGTGCTCATCTGTCGGTAAGTTTAATGACCACTCGGTTAATCTTCTTGATAATTCAACGGCATCTTCATAATAATGTGACATCGCTAAATTTCTTTCGGCAGCTTTCAATTTTCTTTCGTAAACTTTTGAAGTTTTATTTGAAGCTGATTTTTTAATTAGTCGTAATTCTTTCTCGGCTTCCTTTTTTGATTTAATTCTTGCCGAACCAAAAAAAACTATAGTATCGGCAATGCTATTTCTTGCTAATCTAGACTTAGGTTCATAATACTCAGCTAAAATTCTTACTGTTCGAGCATCGGCTGAATTCAAGAATTCTAAATTCTTATAAGCTTTTTCAACACTGTTTTTTTTCTGTACCATAATTTCTAAACCTGCATTGTGAAAAGAGTTACAAAAATAAGGTTTATAATGTATTTTTCCACTTCAATAATTTTGGATAATAACTCTACTATGATTAAACATTACATATCTGCTTTATTTCTAGCTTTTAGCAGCTTAATTCAAGCGAATGATGAGATAAAAAATAAAATAGATGCAATTCTTGCCAATGACCAAAAAGAAGCAATTTCTGTTTTTATTTACGATCCAATTTCGATGGATACAATTTACTCAAAGGATATTTACAACAACCTAATACCGGCTTCAAATGTTAAGCTATACACAACTGCCGCGGCATTACATCTTTTACCCAATCAAGAATATCTTTTGACAAAGGTTTATACAAACGATGTTGAATTGGAGGATAGTGTTATTAATGGCAACATTTATCTGAAAGGTTTTGGTGATGCATTATTAACAACAGAAAATCTAGATTCCCTGGTTGACCAATTACTTTTGATGGGAATAAATAAGATTACCGGTGACATTATTGCGGATGATTCTTACTTCGATAATACCTATACTAGAGATGATTGGATTACCGATGAACGAGCTAATGTAAAATTGCCGCCTATTTCCGGATTAAGCTTAAACAGAAATTCTGTGATTATTAATTTTAATTCAAACTTACCAAATGGGAGAACTCCTACTTTTACTATTGAGCCAAATGGAAATTTTTATAATGTGATTAATTATTCAAAAGTTTCTTCCGCTCGAGTTTATCCAAGAATTTCATATCGAACCGAATTGAACAACATTAATATTAAAATTGAAGGAAGTGTTAGAAAAAGAAAAAGTACTTACGGTTACATAGTTCATCCGGATTCACCATCTGAATTAATTGCAAATGTTTTTAAAACACGTTTGCAAAACAAAGGTATTGAAGTTTTAGGAAGTGCAGTTTCCGGTGCTACACCATTATCGGTAATTGAATTAGCTACATCAAGAAATTCCTTTGCAATTTTGGTTGATCGAGTTAACAAAAGAAGCGATAATTATCTTGCAGAAAATTTATTCAAAATCATTGGTGCGGAATTTAGCAACAAACAGGGTAATTCATTTTATGCTACACAAGCAATTCTGTCATTCCTAGATGAAAATGATATTTATAATGAAGGCACTGTATTGGTTGATGGTTCGGGGATCTCAAGATTCAATAAAACATCAACAGCATCGATTGTAAGTTTGCTTGAGTTCATGTACCTAGACATCAACAATTTTGATTTCTACTTTAACTCGTTAGCAATTTCCGGAAGAGACGGAACTTTGGAAAATCGAATGTATGAATCAAACGCCTACTTAAACTTTAGAGGTAAAACCGGTTCATTGAATGGCGTATCTTCTTTGTCCGGATATTTAACAACAAAATCGAACCGTGATTTAATCATAAGCATAATTATTAACTTTAAGTCAAAAGGTGGAAATTACTACAAATCACTTCAGGATAGAATTATTTCTTATTTGGCGGAGAGTTTATAAAAAATCCCGCCTAAGCGGGATTAATTTTTATTGATTATCCGGTTGTTCTTGTTGAGTTTCGGTTGATGGAGCTGTTGGAGGAGGTAAAGCCGGAGTTGTAGGAACCGATTGTTGTTGTGAACTTTGAATAATACTTTCTCTTTGCTGATCAACTGAAGACGGTAAGAAAAATAAATTGATCAAAATTGCAAGCACAAGCATTGAACCACCCAACCACCAAGTTGCTTTACTTAAAAAGTCAGCCGTTCTTCTAGTACCGAACATTTGACCCATATTTCCAACACCGCCGCCAATTGCACCGGATAAACCTTCACCCTTACCGGATTGAAGTAAAACAATAATTATCAGCATCGCTGCAATAATTACCGATAAAACTACTAATAAAGTGTACATTTTTTCTCCTAATCGTTTCTGTAGCGGGGGAGGGATTCGAACCCCCGACACGTGGATTATGATTCCACTGCTCTAACCTACTGAGCTACCCCGCCTCAAAAAACACAGATTGTAAATATATTACTATGAGTCGGAAACTTCAAGTATTTGATTTTCCTTAAATCTTCGTTTTGATATTCTTCTGATATTCCTCTCTGAATATTCCCGGGTGCTCATTATCGGTATAAGAGCGGATTTCCAATCCACTTTCCTTCAATCTTTGCTCTGTTGTATTGATTCTATCGACCGGATCCGGATGAGTTGAGAGAAACGTAGCTATTCCCCCACCACCGGATGACACTTTTCCGTCATCTCTTAATTTTTCGAAAAAGAATTTTACTCCGCCGGGATAATATCTTGTCGATTGCAGATAAATCACAGCATATTTATCAGATTCATCTTCTGCTGATCGGCTGTTTGCAAGTAATGTTAATCCGGAAAATAGATTTGCCACGATTACACTAATTTGTGAGGGATTGTTACCCAAAGCTAAATTTGCTAATAATTGCAGACCATATGCGTTCGTAATTCTTTGTGTAGCATGTCTTCTTTCAACATGCGCAATTTCATGTGCGATAACTCCGGCTAAAGCAGCTTCCGAATCCAGATAATTTATTAATCCAGTATAAAGGTAAACATAACCACCCGGCACCGCAAAAGCATTTAGTGTTGAATCGTTTTCAATTATTTCCAATTGGTAATTGTAAACTGTCTCTTTTTGTACTTCCGGAGATTGTAAAACATGATCAAATATTCTTTCCTTTATATACTTTTTTACCTGAGGATTTTTATTGTAGATAGGATATTCTTTAGGATTAGCTTTTATCTCGGAATCAAATTGTTGACCTAAAGCAAC
It contains:
- the rpsU gene encoding 30S ribosomal protein S21, which produces MVGINVSENENIDRALKRFKKKYERSGVLKEYKKRTFFVKPSIEKRMEKIKARRRAHKERMNDN
- a CDS encoding LOG family protein; protein product: MVQKKNSVEKAYKNLEFLNSADARTVRILAEYYEPKSRLARNSIADTIVFFGSARIKSKKEAEKELRLIKKSASNKTSKVYERKLKAAERNLAMSHYYEDAVELSRRLTEWSLNLPTDEHRFIICSGGGPGIMEASNKGASLAGGPTIGLNISLPFEQFINKYVEPELAFEFHYFFMRKFWLIYLAKALIIFPGGFGTLDELMETITLIQTEKLQKKLEVVVYDEIFWKKIINFEALVEMGTISEGDLELFSFCNTVDEAFERITTHLTKNYLNNSH
- the dacB gene encoding D-alanyl-D-alanine carboxypeptidase/D-alanyl-D-alanine-endopeptidase; the encoded protein is MIKHYISALFLAFSSLIQANDEIKNKIDAILANDQKEAISVFIYDPISMDTIYSKDIYNNLIPASNVKLYTTAAALHLLPNQEYLLTKVYTNDVELEDSVINGNIYLKGFGDALLTTENLDSLVDQLLLMGINKITGDIIADDSYFDNTYTRDDWITDERANVKLPPISGLSLNRNSVIINFNSNLPNGRTPTFTIEPNGNFYNVINYSKVSSARVYPRISYRTELNNINIKIEGSVRKRKSTYGYIVHPDSPSELIANVFKTRLQNKGIEVLGSAVSGATPLSVIELATSRNSFAILVDRVNKRSDNYLAENLFKIIGAEFSNKQGNSFYATQAILSFLDENDIYNEGTVLVDGSGISRFNKTSTASIVSLLEFMYLDINNFDFYFNSLAISGRDGTLENRMYESNAYLNFRGKTGSLNGVSSLSGYLTTKSNRDLIISIIINFKSKGGNYYKSLQDRIISYLAESL
- the secG gene encoding preprotein translocase subunit SecG, which produces MYTLLVVLSVIIAAMLIIIVLLQSGKGEGLSGAIGGGVGNMGQMFGTRRTADFLSKATWWLGGSMLVLAILINLFFLPSSVDQQRESIIQSSQQQSVPTTPALPPPTAPSTETQQEQPDNQ
- a CDS encoding M48 family metalloprotease: MRKYFSKKYSVLWLLIFLVACGTGVNLFSDQDEVALGQQFDSEIKANPKEYPIYNKNPQVKKYIKERIFDHVLQSPEVQKETVYNYQLEIIENDSTLNAFAVPGGYVYLYTGLINYLDSEAALAGVIAHEIAHVERRHATQRITNAYGLQLLANLALGNNPSQISVIVANLFSGLTLLANSRSAEDESDKYAVIYLQSTRYYPGGVKFFFEKLRDDGKVSSGGGGIATFLSTHPDPVDRINTTEQRLKESGLEIRSYTDNEHPGIFREEYQKNIKTKI